The stretch of DNA GGGTACAAGTTTCCCATAATGAGGTTGCCTCCCTGGCAGAACTAGGCTGTGAGCACCCAGGCCAGGGTCTTAGTGACACCTGACTTGTGGCTTCAGGCAGAGCCAAGGAGAGGAGATAAAGTCTGCCTCAGATCTTTGCTCCCACCTCAGCACTTTTGAGGTGTTTTCTGCCAAAATGGGCTGGGGAGTCACCTAACAGTCCAGATGATGCCATATGGCAAACAAGCTGTTCCCATATCCCAGGAGCTACTTGGTAAGAGCTTGGTGGTCACTCTTTCTCTGCAAGACTGTAAATGGACATTTTCTGTTCCAACTGCCTATTCCCAATACCTGGTAGCCATTttccaaattatcacacagaggctgaatattacttataaatgcttggtcgatagctcaggcttgttactaactaactcttacattttaagttaatccatattccttatttatgctctgccatgtggcagtacctttataaGCATGGctcattcatctcctgctccctctgcatctggctggtgacctctgactctgcccttctccttcctatCATCCTTAGTTTTATtgccctgcctggctactggccaatcagcattttattaaaccaatttgagtgacaaatctttacagtgttcaagaagaggattatttcacagcacaagactttttttttttttttttttgagacagggtttatctgtgtagccttggctgtcctgaagcttGCTCCATTGACCAGGgcagtcttgaactcatagagagctgcctgcttctgcctctgcctctgcctctgataggattaaaggtgggtgccaccacccCCCAGCTCTCTCTGCAAGACTCTTAATTTCTCCTTATGGCAGGATTCTTGTTTGATTCAAGGTAGTCCACTGGGCTCCTTGAGGCTCACATGGAATATGCCCAGCAGGGGCCCCTCCCAAAGAAATTGGTACAACAGGAAGAGGGTAAGGTCTACCCCAAAGGAGGCTAGCAGGGCTTACGGTGGACACCTGTATCTTCAGGGGAAAGTGATGGCAGGTGGCCATGGTGAGTTGGTATGGCCAGTCAGCCCCCAGGCCTTCCGGCTTTTGTCCTAGAACATCCTGGCCTGGGTCCTCAGGCAAGCCCTGGTTAGTTTGAGGGAACATTCAAAACCTCCACCAGGGGGCAGCATGCCCCAACATGCCCTTATTGGCTGATCAAACTGGTCATTGATAGCATCTCTTAGTGAACTGCTCCTAGTGGCCCCAGAGACCCAGCACTTCCTGTGGTAAGGCTCTTGATAGGATTTtgccatgtagtccaggatggcctgagacttattttgtagcccagactgtcttcAGACCGGCTATCCTCATGTCTCAGCCACACTGTGTTCTTTGCGTGAACTTATTCCTTCTTTTTTCCACTCTCTCTCCTCAATTCTTTTTATCCTTctcacttcttttaaaaaatatttttatctgtgaGCACATAGGTTCAGTGctgacagaggccagaagagggcactggatcccctggagctgaagtaacaggtgtttgtgagctggaAGCCAAGCTCGGGTTTCCTGGGAAATCAGgaagtgctcttgacctctgagccatctctccagccccctcacacctccctccctcattcttcATTATAGGCTTGCCAGATAGAATACAGGATGCTGTAGGGAGagggatgtttgaaaaagcaatatttaaaaaaggaaaagctatATAAAAACTACTGTTTTACAAACTCCCTAAAAAATACATGTATTCAAAAAGTTTCATTAACATTTCCTTACCCGGAATGTTCCTCCCAGAAGCTGTAGATAATTAAAAAGCCAGTGCCAGGTGTGGGACACCTTTTGTCATGGTGTTGGTCCACAGACACAGACCTTACTAGAATAGGTAAGACTcagctgctgaagacaccacacactttgaccacaggacatggagaaatcaagctggtgtcGACCTGGAAACATCCTCCTTGATGGCTAAATTCCACAGTGTCAGCAGGTGCTGTGCAGGCTGACGGCATAGAAAAGTCATCAAGAATCTTATTACCCAgatgtgaaccctgtgagctacaatagtGAGCAGCCTggaaagatgtgcccactggtgcaataatggcatggATCTTATTGGGGTAACCAACAGTGTTCTAATTGGAATTAAGGTGTATTCTGTAGGAGTCAActgtgcctggtactgtaaacctgacCAAGGAtccatggctggagaggtcatagaactgttattttgctaaaggAATGTAGTATCACAATACCTTTTAGATACTTAAACTTTTAGCCATATGCAGCTCACCCTCCTCAGCGAAACTTCTTTACACAGCACATGGTGGTgaatacagaaatccacaactgatAAAGTGCAGAGAGTAAGTGACTGTGGACATTTGTGTCACTCCCTCCACTGCAAGgcacagaagagggcacaggaagtctgtaagagccagaggctgggcaaggttgctgggaaatgatgtcaGCGCACTCATAAACCCACAGTAGCTGTGGTTGCCAGCACACCATCAGACAGATCAGAATGTAAAGGGAAGGGGCTCATGAGGCCCGCCACagagctgaagagctattggtaGTTGGCGGCCTCTGGAAGAAAGAGGTTATCTTCTTGGACGGTGTGACCCACGGCAGTCGCCCATGCTGCAGTGGCTGAAGTCCTGTCCATGAGCATTTGGCATATGGAcggcactaactggactcagtgggttagagAAACAAAAGGAGGCGTGAAGTTGAGAGGATGTGTACATGGGGGATTCCAGGCGGAGCTGGAATGGGAGAAGGAGGAGTGAACATGATCTAAACACACTGTATTTCTGTGTGAAATTACCAAGGAACAAGTCAAAAGTTTTGAGAAGATATGGGATGTTCAGTTAGACTTTAATGTTAGATAATGAATACATTCTAATCACCATCCAATATCaccctttttctctttcaaagtccgacagctttctcttccttccccttcctcccctcttttgTGATTCCAGTTACTTTGCCCTCCCCTGCCTACTCAGGAAGGAGGAGTCGTTTGGAAAGTCACTCAGGAACCTAGAGGTCAAAGCACCTTGGCTCTGGTCCAATTCTACCATCCACAGACTGGAGAAAATGGGGCCAGTactgttggaagctcagttcctgtcctggctagtcttatgtcagcatgacacaagctagagtcatctgagaggagggagccacgATTGAGAAAATACCATCacaagatctggctgtagggcattttctcaattagtgatcaataggggagggtccagcccatgatGGGAGGTGCCAATCCTggactggtggttctgggttctgtaagaaagcaggctgagcaagccatgaggagcaagccagtaagcagcacccttgcatggcctctgtatcaggtCCTGCATCCAGGATCCTACCCTGTGTGAGCTCCcatcctcactgcttttgatgatgaactgttatgtggaactgtaagtgaaataaaccctttttctcccaagttgtttttggtcatggtgtttcatcatagcctAAGACAGTTCCCATCTAGAAGATGGGCATAAGAGCCTGTGCCCTTAAGTGTGTGCACGACTCTGCTCCCCTCCACAGAATAACAATGGTTTGGTGAGAGTCAGGCTCCAGACTCAGCGTTCAGCCAATTCCCACGGTGCATCTTCTGGTACCAGCAGGGCCCCTGAGTTCTGGCCCATTCTCATCATCTGGACTGATCATTTCTTGGCAAGATTTGTTTCAGGAGCCAGGGATTCAAGCCAGTGTCTGTGTATCATGCATGGGGCAGGAAGTCTATAAAAAGGGACTGGAGGGCTGGGATACCCAGTACACTCTGCTGAAAGATGCAGGACAATCAAACCATTCCTTATCTCCTTGTCAGAGCAGGGCCTTTTGAGGGGGCGTCATGGTGCACTTTAGAGCAACGCCTTCTGACTAAATAAAGAACTACAAAACTCAGGTCCTAGATCTGCCGCTTAAGACTATGTGACATTGAGTGGCTAGTTTAGCCTCTCTGAGCCCAGTTTCTTCATTCATAAAGCGGCTTTAATCAGGTGTATTGGGGTGGTGTGAAGACGGTGTGAGCTAAACTTGTAAAGCACTTGGAACAGTGACGATCCTCACCAAACAAcagctgttgttattgttttgcccAGCAGCAGAGGGAGTAGGATGTGACTTCTTTTGCTTTGGGGAAAATTACTTTAATTGCTTAAAATGTGAGCTGTGAGCTCAAAAGGAAGGAGGTATTTATGGGAATGATGGGTCAGGCAAAGTCAGGAGCAGGTACCTCCTGCCAGAGGTGTGGAGCTTTTGTGTCTGAAACTCCCAAAGGAACAAACCGCTGTCAGGTTGGAAGGCCTGGATCTCCACCAAGTGTGGCTCTGTCCGGGGTGCTGAAATCTGCTGTCTGGTCTCTTCCTTATGGCTCCTGTGAGCCACATGCTCCCTGCCTTCTGGTCCCCTGTTTAACTTACAGGAATACACTAAGCATCTACTATATAGTGAGTGGAAGTAAAAGGGATTCACCTAATCTTCAGCTCAAGTTGCTCACAGCTCACAGGGAGGGAGCCAAGCACAAATGTCTTAGGATAGATGAGGTCAAGTAGAGTCATTTCCCTATTCTTGGGCCTCAGTGACACCCGTATCTCATCTTCCTTCTTGCTTCTTTCTGTTCCTCAACCTTTATACCCTCCAACCTTTCATACTTTTAAAATCTGATTACAGCAGATAAATCTTCTCCTCGCTATCTCTTTCTCTACTCATGGGTGTCACATAGTCAGCCGGACTAATGATCGATTTTAGGAATGAAAGGGGGAGTAGAGAGAAAACCGAGGTTCGGGGTCTCTGAGAAGTGGAGGACCCGCCTAGACAGGGGTGAGCTCCTCATCATATTTCTGCATGCCCTCGTCTGGGAGAAGCACTTCAACTGTGAAGCTGACCTTCTTGGCGTGGACGAAGCTGTAGGTATTGTCAAAGCGCAGGACATCTAGGAGACAAATAGGAGATTAGTTCCCACTGGCCATGCTTGCCAACCTGGTGCAACTCCCCACTGTACCTTTCACCTCCCTGTGGGACCTGCCACCCTGAGCAGAGCCTGTGAACGGACATTACCTCCTCCTGGCATTCATCCAAGCCAGGCTTTAGTTGCATGAACAGACGGTGAGAACAGTGGGTGTTAATTACATCCCATTGTTTTCACATCTGCATGCTCACATGATGAGACAGACCTTGAGAGCAACAGAAGCTCCCTAGCCCTCTTGGATAAAGTGGGGGCTGGGCAAAGCCTGAGGTAATGGTCTTCACCCTCAGACCACGAGTGACCCAAGGAACAGTCCTTCCCAGATAGGTCAGAATTCTGCACTTGTGCAGCTATGCTGAGGCTGACATGCAGCTGAGATAGCATGGCATTCAGCTTTGAAGCTGTGCATAAGTTGGCTTACTTCCCATGGCCTCATGGGGGGAAAAACCTGCCCTATTATCCTTTGCTTATGTCCTGTGGCCCAAGCACTCTCAATCCTTCAGGGCTTGAGTGTTTCTGATCCTTGGCACATACTAGGTGTTCATGAATGTGGCTTGGGAGTGAATGAAAGCTCTAACCTGGACGGTAGGTCCTGGCATATGTCTGGGGAAAGGGGCCACTGCCCATGTTCATCCTTTAAACCACATGGAAGGTGGCTCCTGTCTTCAGAGCCCATGCACAGCAGGGGCGGGGGTGGACTTACAGACACCAGCCTCTGCGCAGGTGAGGCTCCCGTCCTCAGGTACCATGTGGGCATTGTAGCGCTGGCTGGTTAGCACCTCAGTCATCTCCCCGGCTTTCTGCCTCTCCCCCATCTTGGTCTTGAGGAAAATTCCAAAGCCAATGTCCGCACCATCAGATGAGAACTGCCACCTGGGAGAGGTCGGGTTGCTACTCAGTGTGATTGGTCCCTGAGGGGTCGGAGCCCAGCCATGGGAGGAGCGACGGTCTGTCCCTACCTGAGGACACAGCCtggaaacaggatctcatatTCCACCTGGTGTGAGGAGCCACGGCTGATCTGCACTGAGTGTTCATACTGAGTCTTCACCTGGTCCCGCACGTACATGGACTTGGGGATCTCCCCACCATAGTTGATCTATAACGGAGTCTAGGGTCATTTCTCTTGCCAGAGACACTCTTATCATCACTGGGAAGATTTCTGCTCCCCTTCCCCGAATTCTTTCCTGGCTCTCTAGGCTGGGCCAGCACTTCCCCTGGAAGCTTCTTCTTCCAGCTTATTTCCAAATCTTATTTcatctttctctgtgtatcttctcAGGAGCTCCCATAAGTCCCAATAAGCTGGACCCACCCAGCTCAATACCTGGTCTCTATACCCAGAGGTCTATCTGGATATGTTTGTGGAATGAATAGTGGATGGGAAAGGAACCCATCTCTACTCCTCCAACTCCTTCCTATCCTCGGGCTCTGTATACCTTGGTCAAACATTTGGGGTTCCCATCTGGGTCAGTCAGAGTTCCCCCAAAATGAGCAGGCAGTTCCTCAGGACTGATGAGTTTCAGCAAACCTTCCTTCCAGCTGTCTGGGAGCAGGGAGATTGAATGGTGGTTATCACATGCGGAAAGGACCTAACAGCCCCCACACCAGCCAGGATACCCTGAACTTGTGTCTGCTAGCTCTCTGGGAGTTAGGCTGCCGGGGATAACTTCCAGGTCTCCTGGACCTCCGGCTATAGGAAATGGCTTTCATAGCATCCAGTTGCTATCGAAACATGTTTACCCTTGGCTTTTGGGCTTGGACATTCTTGAAGGTCTCCCAGTCATGAGTAGTAAAGCTAAAAGTTGCTTCATTGTCTCAAGAGGACTGCAAAGCCCAGTGAGTTCAGGACCTTGTTGAGATTACCCAGTCAGTAAGTCAGATCTTGTGGTGGGAGCAGCTCTGTCTAGAGAGACATCTGTCCCTTTCATCACCACAACCGTCAGATATGAGGCCCACGACTGTTATTCATATGTGAACCTCTAGGGGttctgggtcctggggattgctGTGGTCCTAGCCCTGTGGCTAACCTAAATTAACCCTTATAGCTGTGGAATATTTCTTATCTCCAGTTGGAAATATCACAATGTCTGGAATGCTGGGGCCTAATGTACTGAGCCTTGTGGGGCACCAAGGGGAGTAGAGGGCATAGACTTGTGGGTTCATACTGTGTCAGGATTTGTTGCCTCCCCACAACGAGGCTATCTTGTCATCCATCAAGCTCTCCTTCATAGTGAAACTGGGTAGGGGTAGGAGCTGGGGTAttgggaagaaagaaattgaggaataTAAGACTCCCTTATAAGGAATATAAGGAATAATAGATCACATAATTAGATGATGTGAACATTCTGCGTGGGAGATGGTTTTCCTCTAAGCTCAGGCTCACTGATTTATGCTTGAGaattagttttcttcattttatcttatctatctatctatctatctatctatctatctatctacctatctattatctatcatctatcatcaatctatctatctatcaatcaatcatctatcatctaccaatcatctatcatctatctgtctgtctatcaatatctatcatctatctatctatttatctatcaattatctatctatctatctatctatctatctatctatctatccacttACTTTACCTTGCCACggatagaactcagggcctcatatgTGCTGGGAAAGTACTTGGCTGAGCTATACCCACAACCCACTTCTGCTACTACTAAAAGCAATTCTTGTCAGGGCAATGGAACACAATTGTAGTCTCGGCACTcatgagactgaggcaggaagatggtgagtttgaggccactctgtctcaaaaaacaaaacaaaaaataaaagtaagttgtTTTTCTTACTCATATTAATATGCAAAATTGAGAAAACAGTTAAAGACAAACAATACCTTTAAAAACATCATCTATTCTGTTTGTATTTCCTTCTAGAGACCTGTTTGTTTTGTACAcatttgctttattatttttaaaatcatatttatttatttattttgtgtgtgaaggGGTCACacatcacagcacacatgtagaaggcagaggataacttgtgggggtcagttttctccttcgcCTGTGTGGGTTCCGGGCGGCACTCAGGTCACCAGCCTGGTGGCAGCTCAGCCATCACTCTGACCCCGTACACTtagttttagaaaaacaaatcatTGTTTCCCTGTGGCtggtgtgtaggtgcacatgtgtgtgcccatcaacatgcatgcacatatgtgcaccttcatggaggtcagagggtaacctATGGCAGCACTCCTCAGGGCTTAtctacttggattttttttttttccgatgtGAGTCTCTCATTGCCTGGGATCACCAATCAGGCGAGGcttctggccagtgagccctggggaATCTTCCTATCTCCAcaccctcagtgctgggattacaaagtgTGTGCTAGAACACTCAGGTTTTTCTTTTCACCATGAATTCTGAGGTGAGAACCATGTCTGCCATGCTTCAAGGTAGGCCATCACTAAGTCAGCCTTCCCCGCTCACCATGTGGCTCTCTGAtctacttccattttttttccacttggcaatatttttttttccattattcaGTTGTGAATTTCTGGGTAGGGTGGTGCACTCTTGTAATCAGCTAGAGGAAgggggaccaggagttcaaggttctctttggctacttagtgagtctgaagccagcatGAGCTCCATGATAGCCTGCctcaaagagcaaaacaaaacagcaaaaagcaATATCCAGCCACAGCACAGCTTCTGCAGCTGCCCAGAATTCACTGAATGGATGCATCATTCTGCATTTATCCAGACCCTTCGTGTCCGACTGCCTTCTCTGAATCTTGGCTACTTCTCCTGCTTTTCCTCCTCAGCCTGAGATGCCGTTAGAAGAACTGGGTGTCCAAGTGcagaagggaagccagggcacaTAGAGAGCCAAGGCTGAGGAGCAACACAGCAGAAACTTACAGGGGTAGGGGTCAGGAACGCCTTCCTCCCAACTCACCCGAGGACCAAGGCAGAGAATAAGGCTTAGGAGATGACTTGGCCCTACATGATGAGCCCCATCTTACTGCGGGAAGAAGGAGCCTGTGACTGCAAGCACATGCTGAGTGCTGGAAGGGATGACAGACCAACATCACTCTAAAGCTGATGTGTGAGGCATACAACCAGGGCCACTGGAACAACTTACTTCCCAACACCACAATTTTCCTCCGTGTGTCCTCACTCAGGAATGGCTTCATGAGGTTGTAGCCCACAGGGAACAGTTTGGTGGCTGGAAGGACACAAGAAGAATAACAGGAAGAAGTCAAGCCACGGGGCCACTTTTCCACAACAGACACAGCCAGTGATACAGAATCATGACGGACTCGGCCAGCCCAGACCCTGACCCAGTCACCCAAGAAATAGCCAACTAACCAGCCATTCATCAGCCACTTACCCACCGCATAAATGAGCTGGTCACCAGCCTCCTCCTCATCCAGCCAGTAAGCTAACAAGCCTTCCAAACTGGTCAGCCTGTTAACAAATAATCTCCCAATTCACCAACTCACCGAAGTCAAATTTACCAAGTCAgccaaaaagaaaatcaatcagCCTGCTGACCAACCAGCTAGACAGCTAATCAACTGCTCTCTCCAGCTACCAAACATTCACACAAAGAGCCAGTGATCCAAATAACCAGCTGACCATGCAAATTCAGCTGAAGAACAAACCAGCCAGTCAGCCAATATGCCAGGCAACCACCCAAACATCCATTACCAAAATGCTAGCCAGGCAATCAACCAAGTCCAAAGCCAGTCAACTAGTCAGCCAGCCCAGTCAACTCTCTAACACATCACTAGCTACTTGGCTAGTCAGACAACCAATTAGCTAATCAACTGGACAACTAGTCAAGCAATGAGTTAATCAACTATCAAACAAGCCGTCcttctatctacctacctacccagGGAATGGCCACCTGAATGGCTAGTGAGCACCCAGAATGGTGCCAAGCCTGGAATGTGCACCATAGGCATAGGCTTAGATTCCTTCATAGAGCGAGCAGataacttgctcagaaaaacacaaTGAGCTGCGtagtgatggtacatgcctttagtctcagcactcaggaggcagagacaggaggatcactgtgagctcaaggtcagcctggtctacagagtgagttccaggacagccagagctacacattcagactctgtctcaacaaacaaacaaacaaacaaacaaacacaaaatgaccccccccaaaaaaaaataaaagaaagaaagaaaaacagaatgaatAGGAGTataggcctggtggtgcaggcctgcagTCTCATCcattctgaaggctgaggcaggaggattgcaaagcCTATGTGGGTTATGGAGTGAGTTCACCGCCAGCCTGGGCAGCTTAGGGCCAGAGAGGGTCCAAGAAGGAAGAGTTGATCAggctgggagaggggaaaggcttttctagaggaggtgggaagccaGCTGCTGGCATTTCCTGGGCACTTCCTCTGTGCCAGAGCCAAG from Peromyscus eremicus chromosome 10, PerEre_H2_v1, whole genome shotgun sequence encodes:
- the LOC131920591 gene encoding SEC14-like protein 3 isoform X1; translated protein: MSGRVGDLSPKQAETLAKFRENVQDVLPALPNPDDYFLLRWLRARNFDLQKSEAMLRKYMEFRKTMDIDHILDWQPPEVIQKYMPGGLCGYDRDGCPVWYDIIGPLDPKGLLFSVTKQDLLKTKMRDCERILHECDLQTERLGRKIETIVMIFDCEGLGLKHFWKPLVEVYQEFFALLEANYPETLKFMLIVKATKLFPVGYNLMKPFLSEDTRRKIVVLGSKFWKEGLLKLISPEELPAHFGGTLTDPDGNPKCLTKINYGGEIPKSMYVRDQVKTQYEHSVQISRGSSHQVEYEILFPGCVLRWQFSSDGADIGFGIFLKTKMGERQKAGEMTEVLTSQRYNAHMVPEDGSLTCAEAGVYVLRFDNTYSFVHAKKVSFTVEVLLPDEGMQKYDEELTPV
- the LOC131920591 gene encoding SEC14-like protein 3 isoform X2 encodes the protein MSGRVGDLSPKQAETLAKFRENVQDVLPALPNPDDYFLLRWLRARNFDLQKSEAMLRKYMEFRKTMDIDHILDWQPPEVIQKYMPGGLCGYDRDGCPVWYDIIGPLDPKGLLFSVTKQDLLKTKMRDCERILHECDLQTERLGRKIETIVMIFDCEGLGLKHFWKPLVEVYQEFFALLEANYPETLKFMLIVKATKLFPVGYNLMKPFLSEDTRRKIVVLGSNWKEGLLKLISPEELPAHFGGTLTDPDGNPKCLTKINYGGEIPKSMYVRDQVKTQYEHSVQISRGSSHQVEYEILFPGCVLRWQFSSDGADIGFGIFLKTKMGERQKAGEMTEVLTSQRYNAHMVPEDGSLTCAEAGVYVLRFDNTYSFVHAKKVSFTVEVLLPDEGMQKYDEELTPV
- the LOC131920591 gene encoding SEC14-like protein 3 isoform X4; translated protein: MSGRVGDLSPKQAETLAKFRENVQDVLPALPNPDDYFLLRWLRARNFDLQKSEAMLRKLGRKIETIVMIFDCEGLGLKHFWKPLVEVYQEFFALLEANYPETLKFMLIVKATKLFPVGYNLMKPFLSEDTRRKIVVLGSNWKEGLLKLISPEELPAHFGGTLTDPDGNPKCLTKINYGGEIPKSMYVRDQVKTQYEHSVQISRGSSHQVEYEILFPGCVLRWQFSSDGADIGFGIFLKTKMGERQKAGEMTEVLTSQRYNAHMVPEDGSLTCAEAGVYVLRFDNTYSFVHAKKVSFTVEVLLPDEGMQKYDEELTPV
- the LOC131920591 gene encoding SEC14-like protein 3 isoform X3, encoding MSGRVGDLSPKQAETLAKFRENVQDVLPALPNPDDYFLLRWLRARNFDLQKSEAMLRKYMEFRKTMDIDHILDWQPPEVIQKYMPGGLCGYDRDGCPVWYDIIGPLDPKGLLFSVTKQDLLKTKMRDCERILHECDLQTERLGRKIETIVMIFDCEGLGLKHFWKPLVEVYQEFFALLEANYPETLKFMLIVKATKLFPVGYNLMKPFLSEDTRRKIVVLGNSWKEGLLKLISPEELPAHFGGTLTDPDGNPKCLTKINYGGEIPKSMYVRDQVKTQYEHSVQISRGSSHQVEYEILFPGCVLRWQFSSDGADIGFGIFLKTKMGERQKAGEMTEVLTSQRYNAHMVPEDGSLTCAEAGVYVLRFDNTYSFVHAKKVSFTVEVLLPDEGMQKYDEELTPV